The following is a genomic window from Helicobacter sp. NHP19-003.
ATGGTCTATATGGTGGTGGTGGATAAAAAAGGCACGGTGCTCTTTGACCCGGTCAATCCCACCACAGTGGGTAAAAGCGGGTTGCACCTAATGAGTGTGGACAATGTCTGCTATGTGTGCGGCTACATCAAGCAGGCCAATAATGGCGGGGGCTACACCTACTATAAAATGCCTAAATTTGATGGCGGAATACCCGAACCCAAGGTCGCCTACAGCCACTACGACCCTGTGAGTGGGATGGTGATCGTGTCCACAACCTACTTTAGCGACATTTTGAGCGCTTCTTTAAAAACCCGTCAAGAAGTGCAGACCAAGGTGACCAAAAACCTCAGTGTGCTCACTCTGTGGATTCTCACCATTATGGGGGTTTTAATCGTACTCACTACGATTTTCACTTTTTACACCATCGTCCGCCGCTTGAATTTGCTGGTGCGCAAAGTGCATGACTTTAGCTTAGGCGATCGCGACTTGACACAACGCATCCGCGCCAGCCGCAGCAATGACGAGATAGGCCAGATCGGACAGGGAATCAACCGCTTTGTGGAGAGCATGCAAGGCTTTTTCAACGACATTAAAGCCAACGGCCACAACAACAGCGAGGTTGCCCAAACTTTGCACTCTAGCATCGGCAGTGCTCTAGAGGGCATGAAAAAGCGCTCAGAAATGATCAGACAAATCCAAGACAAGAGCAACGACATTGGCAATGTTGTGACAAAAACCTCTGCAGAAGCCGAGGAGAGCAAAAAAAACCTTGCCGATGTGCAAGACTCGATTCGCACCTCCGATCAAGCGATCACAAATTTATTTGAGCAAATCACGGAGGCAAGTCGCACTGAAGAGGACTTGGCTGGCAAGGTCGAGCAACTCAGCAAAAACGCTGACAGCGTGAAGAGCATTTTACACATCATCAACGACATTGCTGACCAAACCAACTTGCTAGCCCTCAACGCTGCCATTGAGGCGGCACGCG
Proteins encoded in this region:
- a CDS encoding methyl-accepting chemotaxis protein, which encodes MNLGAKIIGVIFLSLLILGSSVILIANHKQHKLVFSILDSQKQGDTISRQDDLRYITHLLEQGIAGFYKILPKEQAQKMALEYFGRINADKGMVYMVVVDKKGTVLFDPVNPTTVGKSGLHLMSVDNVCYVCGYIKQANNGGGYTYYKMPKFDGGIPEPKVAYSHYDPVSGMVIVSTTYFSDILSASLKTRQEVQTKVTKNLSVLTLWILTIMGVLIVLTTIFTFYTIVRRLNLLVRKVHDFSLGDRDLTQRIRASRSNDEIGQIGQGINRFVESMQGFFNDIKANGHNNSEVAQTLHSSIGSALEGMKKRSEMIRQIQDKSNDIGNVVTKTSAEAEESKKNLADVQDSIRTSDQAITNLFEQITEASRTEEDLAGKVEQLSKNADSVKSILHIINDIADQTNLLALNAAIEAARAGEHGRGFAVVADEVRNLAARTQKSLAEINSTIGVIVQEINDVSNQMNLNSKKIEQLSGVSLDVQKQFKGMSENLDSVVSRVNSSIESIIGTKKDIDSINQDFVEIENINQRSAQQASVIIEAANSLTNATTELNDKIGQFKS